A window of the Hevea brasiliensis isolate MT/VB/25A 57/8 chromosome 6, ASM3005281v1, whole genome shotgun sequence genome harbors these coding sequences:
- the LOC110651094 gene encoding pentatricopeptide repeat-containing protein At4g02750 translates to MRRPAVSTFNITLPLARFRSLSTVPIPLPVSQSSPNPQKHLFQCNQRILQLGKLGRIEEARHVFDSMSQRDTVSWNSMITAYIQNNNIRDAKLLLNDFEYKNVRTWTIMLSGYAKAGLIEEAKTVFQSMPERNVVTWNAMLAGYVQNGDIKSARNLFDEMPEKNISSWNSIITGYSRSGLMREARELFDRMGERNCVSWMVMVSGYVEISQYREGWHIFLMMMNSGLMPDQATLVVGLSAIMGLNNLDLIGILRNISMKLGYEGDVVVGTAILNAYMRSGSLDNAAKFFEAMPVRNEYSLTSMIAAFSQCGRLDDAIALYERDREKGVATRTTMMAAYMQKGRIDDARHIFDEIENPNVVTWNAMIGGYAQNGMLEEAKAIFLQMPVRNAASWAAMIAGFVQNGNCKEGLKLFSELHRTGMVPSHSTFTSALFACANIGDVEIGKQIHSLTIKTRCHSNPFVGNGLISMYAKCNNIGDFSQLFSTMNVRDRVSWSSLLSGLSENNMLNDAWNIFEKMPMRDVVSWTAIISAYVQAGQAERALKLFLDMLSAGVRPKNITLTSLLSACANLGVTKLGEQLHGLVFKYGFDSCLSVLNALISMYFKCGSLYGFHVFEEMLDRDLVTWNAVLAGCAHNGLGEEATKIFKQMEEAGVLPNEISFLNVLGACSHAGLVNEGWDYFISMTQDYGMLPSIYHYTCMVDLLGRAGKLSEAEALIQNMPLKADCVIWDALLAACMIHQNMELGQRVAEKLLQMGMQRSATYVLLSNIYASQGMWDKAREIRELMKHSVVKKEPGISWIQVKNRLHCFLVGDKKHNEINEIHLALKDFYGCYRAAGYPDTNVVFQDVEEEQKENELLYHSEKLAIVYGILRTPTGAPIQIMKNLRICVDCHSFMKFMSKATKRKIIVRDGNQFHHIWDGTCSCGDYW, encoded by the coding sequence ATGCGGAGGCCAGCCGTTTCGACATTTAATATTACGTTGCCGCTTGCCCGCTTCCGCTCTCTCTCCACTGTTCCTATCCCTCTCCCTGTCTCCCAAAGCTCACCAAACCCACAAAAGCATCTGTTTCAATGCAACCAAAGGATTCTACAACTTGGCAAGCTTGGCCGGATTGAAGAGGCTCGTCATGTGTTCGACTCAATGTCTCAAAGAGACACTGTCTCTTGGAACTCCATGATCACTGCTTATATCCAAAATAACAACATTCGAGATGCTAAATTACTTCTTAATGACTTTGAGTACAAGAATGTGAGAACATGGACCATCATGCTATCTGGGTATGCAAAAGCTGGGCTTATTGAAGAAGCTAAAACTGTATTTCAATCAATGCCTGAGCGTAATGTAGTGACTTGGAACGCAATGTTAGCTGGTTATGTGCAGAATGGTGATATAAAAAGTGCTAGGAACTTGTTCGACGAAATGCCTGAGAAAAATATTTCTTCGTGGAATTCTATTATAACCGGGTATTCTAGAAGTGGATTGATGAGGGAAGCGAGGGAGTTATTTGATAGAATGGGAGAGAGAAACTGCGTGTCTTGGATGGTTATGGTGTCTGGCTATGTGGAGATAAGCCAGTATAGAGAAGGTTGGCACATCTTTTTGATGATGATGAATAGTGGATTGATGCCCGACCAGGCAACTTTGGTGGTTGGACTGTCAGCAATAATGGGTTTGAATAATTTGGATTTGATTGGCATTTTGAGGAATATATCGATGAAATTGGGCTATGAAGGGGATGTGGTGGTGGGGACTGCCATTCTGAATGCATATATGAGGAGTGGAAGTTTGGATAATGCTGCTAAATTTTTTGAGGCAATGCCAGTAAGGAACGAGTATTCATTAACTAGTATGATTGCTGCCTTTTCACAGTGTGGGAGATTGGATGATGCGATTGCATTGTATGAGAGGGATAGGGAAAAAGGTGTTGCTACAAGGACCACAATGATGGCTGCATATATGCAGAAAGGGAGGATTGATGATGCCAGACACATATTTGATGAGATTGAGAATCCAAATGTGGTTACTTGGAATGCTATGATTGGTGGATATGCTCAGAACGGAATGCTTGAAGAAGCAAAAGCTATATTCTTGCAAATGCCTGTTAGGAATGCTGCTTCTTGGGCAGCCATGATTGCTGGTTTTGTGCAGAATGGAAATTGTAAAGAAGGTTTGAAGTTGTTTTCTGAGCTTCATAGGACTGGGATGGTTCCAAGTCATTCAACCTTTACCAGCGCTTTGTTTGCTTGTGCCAACATTGGAGATGTTGAGATAGGTAAACAAATACACTCCCTTACTATCAAGACAAGGTGTCACTCTAATCCATTTGTGGGAAATGGGTTGATTTCCATGTATGCAAAGTGCAATAACATAGGAGATTTTTCCCAGTTATTTAGTACGATGAATGTGAGAGACAGAGTCTCGTGGAGCTCACTTCTCTCTGGGCTTTCAGAGAACAACATGTTGAATGATGCATGGAACATTTTTGAAAAGATGCCAATGCGGGATGTGGTATCTTGGACAGCTATCATATCAGCATATGTGCAAGCTGGTCAAGCAGAAAGGGCCTTGAAACTGTTCCTTGACATGTTGTCAGCTGGAGTGAGACCAAAAAACATAACACTTACTAGCCTTCTAAGTGCTTGTGCCAATCTGGGTGTAACCAAGCTTGGAGAACAGCTTCATGGATTggtattcaaatatggatttgatTCATGTTTGTCTGTGTTGAATGCTCTAATATCTATGTACTTCAAATGTGGTAGTCTATATGGTTTTCATGTCTTTGAAGAGATGCTTGACAGGGACCTAGTCACATGGAATGCAGTTTTAGCTGGATGCGCACACAATGGATTAGGTGAAGAAGCAACCAAAATTTTCAAGCAAATGGAAGAAGCCGGGGTTTTGCCAAATGAAATAAGCTTTTTAAATGTTTTAGGTGCCTGTAGCCATGCTGGGTTGGTCAATGAAGGATGGGACTATTTCATTTCCATGACCCAGGATTATGGGATGCTCCCATCAATTTATCACTATACTTGCATGGTTGATCTCCTTGGGAGAGCTGGAAAGCTTTCAGAAGCTGAAGCTCTCATTCAAAACATGCCTTTAAAAGCAGATTGTGTGATTTGGGATGCACTGCTTGCCGCTTGCATGATCCATCAAAACATGGAACTTGGCCAGAGGGTTGCTGAAAAGCTTTTGCAAATGGGGATGCAGAGATCTGCGACTTATGTCTTATTATCAAATATATATGCATCTCAAGGCATGTGGGACAAAGCAAGGGAAATAAGGGAATTGATGAAACACAGTGTAGTGAAAAAAGAACCAGGAATCAGCTGGATTCAGGTCAAGAATAGGCTGCACTGTTTCCTTGTGGGAGACAAGAAGCATAACGAGATCAATGAGATACACTTGGCACTAAAGGACTTCTATGGATGCTACAGAGCTGCAGGTTATCCAGATACAAATGTTGTATTTCAGGATGTTGAAGAGGAACAAAAGGAGAATGAGCTTCTTTACCATAGTGAGAAACTTGCTATTGTGTATGGAATTCTGAGAACACCAACTGGTGCTCCTATTCAGATTATGAAGAATCTCCGAATTTGTGTTGACTGTCATTCTTTTATGAAGTTCATGTCCAAAGCCACTAAACGTAAGATCATTGTTCGAGATGGAAATCAATTTCACCATATATGGGATGGTACATGTTCTTGTGGGGATTACTGGTGA